A genomic segment from Streptomyces sp. TLI_235 encodes:
- a CDS encoding carbohydrate ABC transporter substrate-binding protein (CUT1 family), with protein sequence MLTSAHAGSRRMPTPVDLEQRVRKNLALIAAAICLSLSLTACGSGSVFDSASEDAPNGTLVIWADEKRAEALRPFADSFAAAHGARAEIVAVTENQQEAFIRASQAGTGPDVMIGAHDWIGNLVLNGFIEPILVLDNKMEDYVDVARRAVMYNGEFYGIPYAVESLVLFRNTELVPDAPATFDELVATGEQLRKAGKVSQAVGYTVSQSDGKSGDTYHMYPLFSSGGGYLFGDDGRGNANPSDLGVGSPSSVAAFEKIAALGEKGKGVLRRSYTSENTAAAFTSGKTPFLVSGPWRLADVRAAGTKYAVSPVPGFAGMGPARSFVGVQSFFVASKGAHKELAQKFVLSTLGSVELADALYKAEPRMPALKESLAHAHAADPDLAAFEQAAKSGVPLPALPQMSAVWEPFNALIYSAVKGDPVAPAVATADQAIKAQLPK encoded by the coding sequence TTGCTAACTTCTGCGCACGCCGGCTCTCGGCGGATGCCCACCCCCGTCGACCTGGAGCAACGCGTGCGCAAAAACCTCGCGCTCATCGCCGCCGCGATCTGTCTGTCCCTCAGCCTGACCGCCTGCGGCTCGGGTTCCGTCTTCGACTCCGCGTCCGAGGACGCCCCGAACGGGACGCTGGTGATCTGGGCCGACGAGAAGCGCGCCGAGGCACTCAGGCCGTTCGCGGATTCCTTCGCCGCCGCACACGGGGCCAGGGCCGAGATCGTCGCCGTCACGGAGAACCAGCAGGAGGCGTTCATCAGGGCCTCCCAGGCGGGGACCGGCCCGGACGTCATGATCGGCGCCCACGACTGGATCGGAAACCTCGTACTGAACGGCTTCATAGAACCGATCCTGGTGCTCGACAACAAGATGGAGGACTACGTCGACGTCGCCCGCAGGGCGGTGATGTACAACGGCGAGTTCTACGGCATCCCCTACGCGGTGGAGAGCCTGGTGCTGTTCCGCAACACCGAACTCGTCCCCGACGCCCCCGCGACCTTCGACGAGCTGGTGGCCACCGGGGAGCAGCTCCGGAAGGCCGGCAAGGTGTCCCAGGCGGTCGGATACACCGTCAGCCAGTCGGACGGGAAGTCCGGTGACACCTACCACATGTACCCGCTGTTCAGCTCCGGCGGAGGCTACCTCTTCGGCGACGACGGACGGGGCAACGCCAATCCGTCCGACCTCGGTGTCGGAAGCCCGTCGTCGGTCGCCGCATTCGAGAAGATCGCGGCGCTGGGGGAGAAGGGGAAGGGCGTGCTGCGCCGCTCCTACACCTCCGAGAACACCGCGGCCGCCTTCACCTCCGGGAAGACTCCTTTCCTGGTGTCCGGTCCGTGGCGCCTGGCGGACGTGCGGGCCGCGGGGACGAAGTACGCCGTCTCCCCGGTGCCGGGCTTCGCGGGCATGGGCCCCGCCAGGTCGTTCGTCGGCGTTCAGTCGTTCTTCGTCGCCAGCAAGGGCGCGCACAAGGAGCTCGCCCAGAAGTTCGTCCTCTCGACGCTCGGCTCCGTCGAACTCGCCGACGCCCTGTACAAGGCCGAACCCCGCATGCCGGCCCTGAAGGAGTCCCTCGCCCACGCGCACGCCGCCGACCCCGACCTCGCGGCGTTCGAACAGGCCGCGAAGTCCGGCGTACCGCTGCCGGCGCTCCCTCAGATGTCCGCCGTCTGGGAACCGTTCAACGCCCTGATCTACTCGGCGGTCAAGGGCGATCCTGTGGCGCCGGCGGTCGCCACGGCCGACCAGGCCATCAAGGCCCAGCTTCCCAAGTGA
- a CDS encoding serine hydroxymethyltransferase, whose product MATPGYPSAPHTAVDPTAGTAFRTAVDTVRAVEPRIADAIGAEIQDQRASLKLIASENYASPAVLLAMGNWFSDKYAEGTVGRRFYAGCRNVDTVEALAAEHARELFGAEHAYVQPHSGIDANLVAFWAVLSQRVESPALQRAQVRQVNDLTEQDWAELRRELGNQRLLGMSLDSGGHLTHGFRPNISGKMFDQRSYGTDPATGLIDYDALRATAREFRPLILVAGYSAYPRLVNFRLMREIADEVGATLMVDMAHFAGLVAGKVLTGDFDPVQHAQIVTTTTHKSLRGPRGGMVLCTSELAEHVDRGCPMVLGGPLSHVMAAKAVALAEARRPEFRAYAQQVVDNAQALADGLLRRGARLVTGGTDNHLVLIDVSGHGLTGRQAEAALLDSGVVTNRNAVPNDPNGAWYTSGVRIGTPALTTRGLGTAEMDEIADLIDTALRGTTPATTAAGGPSKAQYVLDAQVRDAVAKRAEDLLAGFPLYPGLDLA is encoded by the coding sequence TTGGCCACGCCCGGCTACCCGTCCGCGCCCCACACCGCCGTCGACCCCACCGCGGGCACCGCCTTCCGCACCGCCGTCGACACCGTCCGCGCCGTCGAGCCCAGGATCGCCGACGCCATCGGCGCCGAGATCCAGGACCAGCGCGCCTCGCTCAAGCTCATCGCCAGCGAGAACTACGCCTCCCCGGCCGTCCTGCTCGCCATGGGCAACTGGTTCAGCGACAAGTACGCCGAGGGCACCGTCGGCCGCCGCTTCTACGCCGGCTGCCGCAACGTCGACACCGTCGAGGCACTCGCCGCCGAACACGCCCGCGAACTCTTCGGCGCCGAACACGCCTACGTCCAGCCGCACTCCGGCATCGACGCCAACCTGGTCGCGTTCTGGGCCGTGCTCTCCCAGCGGGTCGAGAGCCCCGCGCTGCAGCGCGCCCAGGTCCGCCAGGTCAACGACCTCACCGAGCAGGACTGGGCCGAACTGCGCCGCGAACTCGGCAACCAGCGCCTGCTCGGCATGTCCCTGGACTCCGGCGGCCACCTCACCCACGGCTTCCGCCCCAACATCTCCGGCAAGATGTTCGACCAGCGCAGCTACGGCACCGACCCGGCCACCGGCCTGATCGACTACGACGCGCTGCGCGCCACCGCCCGCGAGTTCCGCCCGCTGATCCTGGTCGCCGGCTACTCCGCCTACCCGCGGCTGGTCAACTTCCGCCTGATGCGCGAGATCGCCGACGAGGTCGGCGCCACCCTCATGGTCGACATGGCGCACTTCGCCGGCCTGGTCGCGGGCAAGGTCCTCACCGGCGACTTCGACCCGGTGCAGCACGCCCAGATCGTCACCACCACCACCCACAAGTCGCTGCGCGGCCCGCGCGGCGGCATGGTGCTGTGCACCTCCGAGCTGGCCGAGCACGTCGACCGCGGCTGCCCCATGGTCCTCGGCGGCCCGCTCTCGCACGTGATGGCCGCCAAGGCCGTCGCCCTCGCCGAGGCCCGCCGCCCCGAGTTCCGGGCGTACGCCCAGCAGGTCGTCGACAACGCACAGGCGCTCGCCGACGGCCTGCTGCGCCGCGGGGCCCGCCTGGTCACCGGCGGCACCGACAACCACCTGGTGCTGATCGACGTCTCCGGCCACGGCCTGACCGGCCGCCAGGCCGAGGCCGCCCTGCTGGACTCCGGCGTCGTCACCAACCGCAACGCGGTGCCCAACGACCCGAACGGCGCCTGGTACACCTCGGGCGTGCGGATCGGTACCCCGGCGCTCACCACCCGCGGTCTCGGCACCGCCGAGATGGACGAGATCGCCGACCTCATCGACACCGCGCTGCGCGGCACCACCCCCGCCACGACCGCCGCCGGCGGCCCCTCCAAGGCCCAGTACGTGCTGGACGCCCAGGTGCGCGACGCCGTCGCCAAGCGGGCCGAGGACCTGCTCGCCGGCTTCCCGCTCTACCCGGGCCTCGACCTGGCCTGA